Proteins encoded by one window of Fusarium graminearum PH-1 chromosome 1, whole genome shotgun sequence:
- a CDS encoding ATP-dependent RNA helicase DBP5: MADLASRITKPDEVAAETPAETPAETAPAASGELGQADGNIEDLGGSGLQEPEWDVEVSLSELQNNEATPFHSATTWQDLGLREDLLKGLLSLNFLKPSKVQGKSLPLMLSDPPRNMLAQSQSGTGKTAAFVTAILSRVDFSKPDQPQALALAPSRELARQIEGVINAIGRFVENKKVAAAIPGVLPRGEPVRASVIVGTPGTVMDIIRRRQLDISQLRVLVLDEADNMLDQQGLGDQCLKVKNMLPKEIQVLLFSATFPENVMKYAGKFAPNAHSLKLQRSELTVKGISQMFIDCPDDNMKYDILCKLYGLMTIGQSVIFVKTRDSASEIERRMVADGHKVSALHAAFDGAERDNLLTKFRQGENKVLITTNVLARGIDVSSVSMVINYDIPMKGRGDTEPDAETYLHRIGRTGRFGRVGVSISFVYDKKSFDALSKIAEMYGIDLVKLDTEDWDEAEERVKEVIKKNRAQASYAPSATEPKAAAGA, from the exons ATGGCCGATCTTGCGAGCCGCATTACGAAACCCGACGAGGTCGCTGCCGAGACTCCCGCCGAGACTCCTGCCGAGACCGCACCCGCTGCTTCTGGTGAGCTTGGCCAGGCCGATGGCAACATCGAAGACTTGGGTGGCTCCGGCCTCCAAGAGCCTGAATGGGATGTTGAAGTTTCCCTCAGCGAACTCCAGAACAATGAAGCCACACCGTTCCATTCTGCCACTACCTGGCAAGACCTGGGCCT TCGTGAGGACCTACTGAAGGGtctcctctctctcaacttcTTGAAGCCCTCCAAGGTCCAGGGCAAGTCTCTCCCCCTGATGCTCAGCGACCCCCCACGAAACATGCTGGCGCAGTCACAGTCTGGTACTGGCAAGACCGCTGCCTTCGTCACCGCGATATTGTCGCGTGTCGACTTCAGCAAGCCCGACCAGCCCCAAGCACTGGCTCTTGCGCCCAGTCGAGAGCTTGCCCGACAGATTGAAGGAgtcatcaacgccatcggACGTTTcgttgagaacaagaaggttgctgctgcaatcCCAGGCGTTCTGCCTCGTGGAGAGCCCGTCAGAGCTAGTGTCATTGTCGGTACTCCAGGTACAGTGATGGACATTATCCGACGCCGACAGCTGGACATCTCTCAGCTCCGCGTTCTCGTCCTGGATGAGGCCGATAACATGCTTGACCAGCAGGGCCTAGGCGATCAGTGcctgaaggtcaagaa TATGCTCCCTAAGGAGATTCAGGTGCTCCTTTTCTCCGCCACTTTCCCCGAGAACGTCATGAAGTATGCCGGCAAGTTTGCACCCAACGCGCATAGCCTCAAGTTGCAGCGCAGTGAGCTTACCGTCAAGGGAATCTCTCAAATGTTCATTGACTGCCCTGACGACAACATGAAGTATGACATTCTTTGCAAACTTTATGGTTTGATGACGATCGGCCAGTCGGTCATTTTTGTCAAG ACTCGAGATAGCGCCAGCGAGATCGAGAGACGAATGGTCGCAGATGGCCACAAAGTCTCTGCCCTCCACGCCGCTTTTGATGGAGCTGAGCGAGATAACCTCTTGACCAAGTTCCGTCAAGGCGAGAACAAGGTTCTCATTACCACCAACGTCCTGGCCCGTGGTATCGATGTTTCCAGTGTATCCATGGTCATCAACTATGATATTCCCATGAAGGGGCGAGGCGACACCGAACCCGATGCTGAGACCTACCTTCACCGTATTGGCCGAACTGGTCGATTTGGCCGTGTCGGCGTCAGTATCAGCTTCGTTTACGATAAGAAAAGCTTCGATGCCTTGAGCAAGATTGCCGAAATGTACGGTATTGACTTAGTCAAGCTGGACACTGAAGACTGGGATGAGGCCGAGGAGCGTGTGAAggaggtcatcaagaagaataGAGCTCAAGCCTCATACGCCCCCAGTGCGACTGAGCCTAAGGCTGCCGCGGGTGCTTAG
- a CDS encoding vacuolar sorting protein SNF7, with protein MWGWFGGAAAQKRKDTPKNAILGLRAQLDMLQKRERHLQNQIDEQDGIARKNVSTNKNAAKAALRRKKTHEHSLDQTVSQIGTLEQQINAIESANINKETLAAMSDANAAMKHIHKGLTADKVDAIMDELREQNAMSDEIVNAITQTPMGDAIDDDELENELDELQQEQLDEQMLKTGTVPVSDAVHKLPTPASAEPVSSKKQAVEEDDEEAELRKLQAEMAM; from the exons ATGTGGGGTTGGTTCGGTGGCGCCGCGGCCCAGAAGCGCAAGGATACCCCCAAGAATGCGATCCTCGGTCTGCGAGCGCAGCTCGACATGCTGCAGAAGCGCGAGAGACATCTACAGAACCAGATCGATGAGCAAGATGGCATCGCACGCAAGAACGTGAGCACAAACAAGAACG CGGCCAAGGCGGCCTTGAGGCGCAAGAAGACACACGAGCACTCGCTCGACCAAACCGTTTCGCAAATTGGTACTTTGGAGCAGCAGATCAACGCTATCGAGtcagccaacatcaacaaggagacCCTGGCAGCCATGAGCGACGCCAACGCGGCAATGAAGCATATCCACAAGGGTCTCACAGCGGATAAGGTGGACGCGATTAT GGACGAGCTGCGAGAACAAAACGCCATGAGCGACGAGATTGTCAACGCCATTACCCAAACCCCAATGGGCGACGCtatcgatgatgacgagttgGAGAACGAGTTGGACGAGCTACAACAGGAGCAGCTTGATGAGCAGATGCTCAAGACAGGCACTGTCCCTGTGTCGGATGCCGTACACAAGCTGCCTACGCCGGCTTCTGCGGAGC CTGTATcgagcaagaagcaggccgtggaggaggacgacgaggaagccGAGCTTCGGAAACTACAGGCCGAGATGGCTATGTGA